Proteins encoded together in one Mycolicibacter minnesotensis window:
- a CDS encoding WS/DGAT/MGAT family O-acyltransferase, protein MVNRLSASEASFYRLENTTTPMYVQSLFILRNPRGGLGYDKLLETVERRLPQIPRYRQKIRQVTMSLARPVWVDDHEFDITYHVRHLAVPSPGSDRQLHELVARLSQQSLDRARPLWAVYLIEGLADNRIAIYIKSHQALVNGMAAPAMGHVLVDRSQRPPPFDEDIWVPRDEPGAVELVLGAVGDWVAAPRTQLQAVGSTIGSPLTWVGRKAFDAARTIVRGTAPQSPLNTEVSQNRLFTVAHGALEDYRTVRARYDCAINDVVLAVITGALRNWLLSRGEPVGPTRTVRAMAPLSVYPDHELDSAAQPIGAVTPFLVDLPVGEPNPVVRLSQIAYATESHPTSTGLVDARTILTVAGFAPPTLHAMGVRVATAFAGFSGRVFNLLITNAPGAQRQLYVCGAKLLETYSVPPLLPNKALTIGVTSYNGTLYFGVNADRKAMSDVGMVSALLDEALAELLEAAQ, encoded by the coding sequence ATGGTGAACCGGCTGTCGGCGTCGGAGGCGTCGTTCTACCGGTTGGAGAACACGACGACGCCGATGTATGTGCAGTCGCTGTTCATCCTGCGCAACCCTCGGGGCGGGCTGGGCTACGACAAGCTGTTGGAGACCGTCGAACGGCGGCTGCCACAGATCCCGCGCTACCGCCAGAAGATCCGCCAGGTCACGATGAGCCTGGCGCGCCCGGTGTGGGTGGATGACCACGAGTTCGACATCACCTATCACGTACGTCATCTGGCGGTCCCGTCGCCGGGCAGCGATCGGCAGCTGCATGAACTGGTCGCGCGGTTGAGTCAACAGTCGCTGGACCGGGCCCGGCCGCTGTGGGCGGTCTATCTGATCGAGGGGCTGGCCGACAATCGCATCGCCATCTACATCAAGTCTCACCAGGCCCTGGTCAATGGCATGGCGGCACCGGCCATGGGGCACGTCCTGGTCGACCGGTCGCAACGCCCGCCACCGTTCGACGAAGACATCTGGGTGCCCCGTGATGAGCCCGGGGCCGTCGAACTGGTGCTGGGTGCGGTGGGGGACTGGGTCGCGGCTCCTCGGACCCAGCTGCAGGCGGTCGGATCGACGATCGGCAGTCCGCTGACGTGGGTGGGCCGCAAGGCGTTCGATGCGGCACGGACCATCGTGCGCGGTACCGCTCCGCAGAGCCCGTTGAACACCGAGGTATCCCAGAATCGGCTGTTCACCGTCGCCCATGGAGCACTCGAGGACTATCGAACGGTGCGGGCCCGCTACGACTGTGCCATCAACGACGTCGTTCTCGCCGTGATCACCGGAGCGCTACGGAACTGGTTGTTGTCGCGCGGCGAGCCAGTCGGGCCGACTCGGACCGTGCGGGCGATGGCACCGTTGTCGGTGTACCCGGACCACGAATTGGACTCCGCTGCCCAGCCAATCGGTGCCGTGACCCCGTTCCTGGTGGATCTTCCCGTCGGAGAGCCGAATCCGGTAGTCCGGCTCTCGCAGATCGCCTACGCCACGGAGTCACATCCCACCTCGACCGGGCTGGTGGACGCCCGCACGATCTTGACGGTAGCGGGTTTTGCACCGCCCACCCTGCACGCCATGGGGGTGCGGGTCGCGACCGCGTTCGCCGGCTTCTCCGGCCGAGTGTTCAACCTGCTGATCACCAATGCGCCGGGTGCCCAGCGGCAGCTTTACGTCTGCGGCGCGAAACTGCTCGAGACCTACAGCGTGCCTCCGCTGCTGCCCAACAAGGCGCTGACCATCGGGGTGACGTCCTACAACGGCACGCTCTACTTCGGGGTCAATGCCGACCGCAAGGCCATGAGTGACGTAGGAATGGTCTCGGCACTGTTGGATGAGGCGCTGGCCGAACTACTGGAGGCAGCACAGTGA
- a CDS encoding Rv3235 family protein, whose amino-acid sequence MPATLQQDRRPDRHWRAAVPTEPSPHHSPAVAPVIDYEPPARATVPHRPKPSPISPGPARPRAGRATRTRPDRHVRNALPARLQSAAVFADAALRRVLEVVDGRRPSTHLLPLLAAGLAETVFTLRPPTPAGRSEPATLQRVRVQSVGSGEPTGAVEAFGTYRRGQRTHALACRIESGPRPGLDGNGTAWRIVALHIG is encoded by the coding sequence ATGCCTGCCACTCTCCAGCAGGACCGTCGCCCCGACCGTCATTGGAGAGCTGCCGTGCCCACCGAACCCTCCCCACACCACAGCCCGGCCGTCGCGCCGGTGATCGACTACGAACCGCCCGCCCGCGCAACGGTGCCCCACCGGCCTAAGCCCTCGCCCATCTCCCCGGGACCCGCGCGGCCCCGCGCTGGGCGTGCCACCCGAACGAGGCCCGACCGGCACGTCCGTAATGCGTTGCCGGCCCGGTTACAGTCGGCCGCGGTGTTCGCCGACGCGGCACTGCGCCGCGTCCTGGAAGTCGTGGATGGGCGTCGGCCATCGACACATCTGCTACCGCTGCTTGCCGCAGGGCTCGCCGAGACCGTGTTCACGCTCCGGCCGCCGACGCCGGCGGGCCGATCGGAGCCTGCCACTTTGCAGCGGGTACGCGTGCAATCGGTCGGCTCGGGTGAGCCGACCGGCGCGGTGGAGGCGTTCGGTACCTACCGCCGAGGACAGCGCACGCACGCGCTGGCCTGCCGCATCGAGTCAGGCCCCCGCCCCGGCCTAGACGGAAACGGCACAGCCTGGCGAATCGTGGCCCTGCACATCGGTTGA
- the secA gene encoding preprotein translocase subunit SecA has translation MLSKLLRFGEGRMVKRLRKVADYIDTLSADVEALTDAELRAKTDEFRARHEGGETLDDLLPEAFAVAREAAWRVLTQRPFHVQLMGGAALHYGNVAEMKTGEGKTLTCVLPAYLNAIAGKGVHVVTVNDYLAKRDSEWMGRVHRFLGLEVGVILSQMTPDERRVAYNADVTYGTNNEFGFDYLRDNMAHSLDQLVQRPHYFAIVDEVDSILIDEARTPLIISGPADGSSTWYGEFARIVPLMEKDVHYEVDLRKRTIGVHEVGVEFVEDQLGIENLYEAANSPLVSYLNNALKAKELFNRDKDYIVRNGEVFIVDEFTGRVLVGRRYNEGMHQAIEAKERVEIKAENQTLATITLQNYFRLYDKLAGMTGTAETEAAELHEIYKLGVVPIPTNKPMSRIDQIDLIYKTEEAKFLAVVDDVAERYEAGQPVLIGTTSVERSEYLSKQLTKRRVPHNVLNAKQHEREAHIIAEAGRRGAITVATNMAGRGTDIVLGGNVDFLADQRLRSQGLDPVETPEEYEAAWDEALRQIKAEAAAEAEEVIEAGGLYVLGTERHESRRIDNQLRGRSGRQGDPGESRFYLSLGDELMRRFNGAALETLLTRLNLPDDVPIEAKMVTRAIKSAQTQVEQQNFEIRKNVLKYDEVMNQQRKVIYAERRRILDGESLAEQAHDMLVDVITAYVDGATGEGYAEDWDLEQLWTALKTLYPVGIDYHELLHADDVGEADDLTRDELLDALIADAENAYAAREAQVDDVAGAGAMRELERGVLLSVLDRKWREHLYEMDYLKEGIGLRAMAQRDPLVEYQREGFDMFRGMLDGLKEESVGFLFNVAVEAVPKQAVAPVDAPEGLAEFALRAKGIDGANGADGANGADGADGAAGLTYSGPDEDGSATVRGGGSLQPAGTSRRERREAARREGRGGRLPKVPRKS, from the coding sequence GTGCTGTCCAAGTTGCTGCGTTTTGGTGAAGGCCGCATGGTCAAACGGCTCAGAAAGGTCGCGGACTACATCGACACCCTCTCCGCGGATGTCGAAGCGCTCACCGACGCCGAGCTGCGGGCGAAGACCGACGAGTTCCGCGCCCGCCATGAAGGCGGCGAGACCCTCGATGACCTGCTGCCCGAGGCGTTCGCGGTGGCCCGTGAGGCTGCGTGGCGGGTGTTGACCCAGCGGCCCTTCCACGTTCAGCTCATGGGTGGCGCGGCGCTGCACTACGGCAACGTCGCCGAGATGAAGACCGGTGAGGGCAAGACCCTGACCTGTGTGTTGCCGGCCTACCTCAATGCGATCGCCGGCAAGGGCGTGCACGTCGTCACCGTCAACGACTACCTGGCCAAACGCGACAGCGAGTGGATGGGCCGGGTGCACCGGTTCCTCGGGCTGGAGGTCGGGGTGATCTTGTCGCAGATGACCCCGGACGAGCGACGCGTCGCCTACAACGCCGATGTCACCTATGGCACCAACAACGAGTTCGGCTTCGACTATCTCCGCGACAATATGGCGCATTCGCTGGACCAGTTGGTACAGCGGCCGCACTACTTCGCCATCGTCGACGAGGTCGACTCCATCCTGATCGACGAGGCCCGCACCCCGCTGATCATCTCCGGGCCGGCCGATGGAAGCTCCACTTGGTACGGCGAGTTCGCCCGGATCGTGCCGCTGATGGAGAAAGACGTCCACTACGAAGTGGACCTGCGCAAGCGCACCATCGGTGTTCACGAGGTCGGGGTCGAATTCGTCGAGGACCAGCTCGGCATCGAGAACCTCTACGAGGCCGCCAACTCGCCGCTGGTCAGTTACCTCAACAACGCCTTGAAGGCCAAGGAGCTGTTCAACCGGGACAAGGACTACATCGTCCGCAACGGTGAGGTCTTCATCGTCGACGAGTTCACCGGCCGCGTTCTGGTGGGTCGGCGCTACAACGAGGGCATGCACCAGGCCATCGAGGCCAAAGAGCGGGTGGAGATCAAGGCCGAGAATCAGACCCTGGCCACCATCACCCTGCAGAACTACTTCCGGCTCTACGACAAGCTCGCCGGCATGACGGGCACCGCCGAGACCGAGGCCGCCGAGCTGCACGAGATCTACAAGCTGGGCGTGGTGCCGATTCCGACCAATAAGCCGATGTCGCGCATCGACCAGATCGACCTCATCTACAAGACCGAGGAAGCCAAGTTCCTCGCCGTCGTCGATGACGTCGCTGAGCGTTACGAGGCGGGCCAGCCGGTGCTGATCGGCACCACCAGCGTGGAGCGCTCGGAGTACCTGTCCAAGCAACTGACCAAGCGTCGCGTTCCCCACAACGTCCTCAATGCCAAGCAGCATGAGCGTGAGGCGCACATCATCGCCGAGGCGGGCCGCCGCGGCGCGATCACTGTGGCGACCAACATGGCCGGTCGTGGTACCGACATCGTGCTCGGCGGCAACGTCGACTTCCTCGCTGACCAGCGGCTGCGCAGCCAGGGCCTGGACCCGGTGGAGACCCCGGAGGAGTACGAGGCCGCATGGGATGAGGCGCTGCGTCAGATCAAGGCGGAGGCGGCCGCCGAGGCCGAGGAAGTGATCGAGGCCGGCGGACTCTACGTGCTGGGCACCGAGCGACACGAGTCTCGGCGCATCGACAACCAGCTGCGCGGCCGGTCCGGCCGCCAGGGAGACCCGGGCGAGTCACGGTTCTACCTGTCGCTGGGCGACGAGCTCATGCGCCGTTTCAACGGTGCGGCGCTGGAGACGTTGCTGACACGTCTGAACCTGCCTGACGATGTGCCGATCGAGGCCAAGATGGTCACCCGGGCGATCAAGAGTGCCCAGACCCAGGTCGAGCAGCAGAACTTTGAGATCCGCAAGAACGTCCTCAAGTACGACGAGGTGATGAACCAGCAGCGCAAGGTGATCTACGCCGAGCGTCGCCGCATCCTTGACGGCGAGAGCCTTGCCGAGCAGGCCCACGACATGCTCGTGGACGTGATCACCGCCTACGTCGACGGCGCCACCGGCGAGGGATATGCGGAGGACTGGGACCTCGAGCAGTTGTGGACAGCGCTCAAGACGCTTTACCCGGTGGGCATCGACTATCACGAACTGCTGCACGCCGACGACGTTGGCGAGGCCGATGACCTGACCCGCGACGAACTGTTGGACGCCCTGATCGCCGACGCCGAAAACGCTTACGCGGCGCGCGAGGCCCAGGTCGATGACGTTGCCGGAGCAGGGGCCATGCGTGAGCTGGAACGCGGCGTACTGCTGAGCGTTCTCGACCGCAAGTGGCGCGAGCACCTCTACGAGATGGACTACCTCAAGGAAGGCATCGGCCTGCGGGCAATGGCGCAGCGTGACCCGCTGGTCGAATACCAGCGCGAAGGCTTCGACATGTTCCGCGGCATGCTCGACGGGCTCAAAGAGGAATCGGTCGGATTCCTGTTCAATGTCGCTGTTGAAGCTGTCCCGAAGCAGGCGGTCGCGCCCGTGGACGCCCCGGAGGGGCTGGCGGAGTTCGCGTTGCGGGCCAAGGGTATCGACGGCGCCAACGGAGCGGACGGCGCTAACGGAGCGGACGGAGCCGATGGTGCGGCGGGGCTGACCTATTCGGGTCCCGACGAGGACGGTTCTGCCACAGTGCGGGGCGGCGGTAGTCTGCAGCCCGCTGGAACCTCCCGTCGCGAGCGGCGCGAGGCCGCCCGTCGTGAGGGTCGCGGCGGCCGGTTGCCGAAGGTGCCGCGCAAGAGCTGA
- the hpf gene encoding ribosome hibernation-promoting factor, HPF/YfiA family, with protein sequence MANQFVESSVASVDVQDRPDEAGAEIVVKGRNVEIPDHFRVYVAQKLARVERLDRSIRLFDVELKHANNRRQRKSCQQIDITAHGRGPVIRGEARADSFYAAFEAAINRLESRLRRDKGRRNVSYGDKTPVSVAEATGVTNLDPEFLAGAFDLDGTAEPDHREAAGHGEGHEHEPGQIVRTKEHTATPMSVDDALYEMELVGHDFFLFHDKETDQPSVVYRRHAYDYGLIRLV encoded by the coding sequence ATGGCAAATCAGTTTGTGGAATCCAGCGTGGCTTCGGTCGATGTTCAGGACCGACCCGATGAGGCGGGCGCCGAGATTGTGGTCAAGGGTCGGAACGTCGAGATTCCAGACCACTTCCGCGTTTACGTTGCGCAGAAGCTAGCCCGGGTAGAGCGTCTCGACCGGTCTATTCGCCTGTTCGATGTCGAACTCAAGCACGCCAACAATCGTCGTCAGCGAAAATCCTGCCAGCAGATCGACATCACCGCCCACGGTCGCGGCCCGGTGATTCGTGGGGAAGCCCGTGCGGACAGCTTCTACGCCGCATTCGAGGCGGCGATCAACCGGCTGGAGAGCCGGTTGCGTCGTGACAAGGGCCGGCGCAACGTCTCCTACGGTGACAAGACGCCGGTGTCGGTGGCCGAGGCCACCGGTGTCACCAATCTGGACCCGGAGTTCCTCGCGGGCGCGTTCGACCTGGACGGCACCGCCGAACCTGACCACCGTGAGGCTGCCGGACACGGTGAGGGCCACGAGCATGAGCCCGGCCAGATCGTGCGCACCAAGGAACACACCGCCACGCCCATGTCAGTCGATGACGCGCTCTACGAGATGGAGCTGGTGGGTCACGACTTCTTCCTGTTCCACGACAAGGAGACCGACCAACCCTCGGTGGTCTACCGGCGGCATGCCTATGACTACGGGCTGATCCGACTCGTCTGA
- a CDS encoding ComF family protein — translation MLDAVLPLQCGGCGVPGTRWCALCSAQLMIGPGEPRVVTPRLDPQVPVFALGRYAGARRQAIVGVKERGRADLVVPLAGALDAAVQRLLCWQLVGLPLTLIPAPTRRSAARRRGGDPITRIAAAVAGRHCGVTVAPMLRMRALTRDSVGLGSAARERNVAGQVVLRRRRLPERCAAMGDVLVVDDVVTTGATLAETVRVLRHARVPVSAALVIASV, via the coding sequence GTGCTTGATGCGGTGCTACCCCTGCAGTGCGGGGGCTGCGGTGTGCCCGGCACCCGGTGGTGTGCCCTCTGCTCAGCGCAGTTGATGATCGGTCCCGGCGAGCCGCGGGTGGTCACCCCGCGTCTGGACCCGCAGGTGCCGGTGTTCGCGCTGGGCCGCTACGCCGGGGCTCGCCGCCAGGCGATCGTCGGGGTCAAGGAACGGGGGCGCGCCGATCTGGTCGTCCCGCTGGCTGGGGCACTGGACGCGGCGGTGCAGCGCCTGCTGTGTTGGCAGCTGGTGGGACTGCCGCTGACGCTGATCCCTGCTCCCACCCGGCGCAGTGCCGCTCGCCGGCGCGGAGGTGATCCGATCACCCGGATAGCCGCGGCGGTGGCGGGCCGTCACTGCGGCGTGACGGTGGCACCGATGTTGCGGATGCGGGCCCTGACGCGCGACTCGGTCGGTCTGGGCAGTGCAGCCCGGGAACGCAACGTCGCCGGTCAGGTGGTGCTGCGCCGGCGCCGGTTGCCGGAGCGCTGCGCAGCGATGGGCGACGTCCTGGTTGTCGATGACGTGGTCACGACCGGCGCCACCTTGGCAGAGACGGTGCGGGTGCTGCGGCATGCCCGGGTGCCGGTGTCGGCGGCGCTCGTGATCGCTTCGGTATGA
- a CDS encoding carboxymuconolactone decarboxylase family protein, translating into MPRLREIPRAEVTDEQILFFYDRLFGAGVDPLDPESSAAQPGGHRTIHGTPGDWWTVFAQAPQVFSHAVRGFALYRNASLDPLLRELGQARAGYARGSQFVFSQHCKQMRSLGIPEDKIAALPSWQVSDAFSRIERAVLAYTDALVYDGGRVSDEVFAVLKENLSDPEIMELTYITCMYDMHATICRALRLEFDDRPEPIEEVRVPEGTAVADLSADLAGE; encoded by the coding sequence ATGCCCCGACTCCGCGAGATTCCGCGCGCTGAGGTCACCGACGAGCAGATCCTGTTCTTCTATGACCGGCTGTTCGGTGCGGGTGTAGACCCGCTGGACCCCGAATCCTCCGCGGCGCAGCCCGGGGGCCATCGCACCATCCACGGCACACCCGGGGATTGGTGGACGGTCTTCGCCCAGGCGCCGCAGGTGTTCTCCCACGCCGTGCGCGGCTTCGCCCTCTACCGCAACGCTTCGCTCGACCCGCTGCTGCGCGAGCTCGGCCAGGCCCGCGCCGGTTATGCCCGCGGCAGTCAGTTCGTGTTCTCGCAACACTGCAAACAGATGCGTTCACTGGGCATACCCGAGGACAAGATCGCGGCGTTGCCGTCCTGGCAGGTCAGCGACGCGTTCTCCCGGATCGAGCGGGCGGTGCTGGCCTACACCGACGCCCTGGTCTACGACGGCGGCCGGGTGTCCGATGAGGTCTTCGCGGTGCTCAAAGAGAATCTGTCCGACCCCGAGATCATGGAGCTGACCTACATCACCTGCATGTATGACATGCACGCGACCATCTGCCGGGCGCTGCGCCTGGAATTCGACGACCGGCCCGAGCCCATCGAGGAGGTGCGGGTTCCGGAGGGGACGGCAGTCGCTGACCTGTCGGCGGACCTGGCGGGGGAGTAG